A region from the Brassica napus cultivar Da-Ae chromosome C8, Da-Ae, whole genome shotgun sequence genome encodes:
- the LOC106415511 gene encoding delta(8)-fatty-acid desaturase 1 gives MAEETEKKKYITHDDLRSHNKPGDLWIAIQGKVYDVSDWIKSHPGGDTIILNLVGQDVTDAFTAFHPGTAWHRLDGLFTGYHIGDYRISEVSRDYRRMATEFRKLGLFESKGHNTLYTLSFIAAMFAGVLYGVLACDSIVAHQIAAALLGLLWIQSAYIGHDSGHYVIMSNKKYNRIAQLVAGNCLTGISIAWWKWTHNAHHLACNSLDYDPDLQHIPVFAVSTKFFNSMTSRFYDRKLTFDPVAKLLVSYQHFTYYPVMCFGRINLFVQTFLLLFSRREVEDRLLNFAGILVFWTWFPLLVYCLPTWPERFLFVFTSFTVTALQHIQFTLNHFAADVYMGPPTGHDWFEKQAAGTLDITCVPYMDWFYGGLQFQLEHHLFPRLPRCNLRKVAPVVQELCKKHKLPYRTMSWWEANKLTVRTLKKAAYQARDKANPVVKNLVWEALNTHG, from the coding sequence ATGGCGGAGGagacggagaagaagaagtacATTACTCACGACGATCTCCGCAGCCACAACAAACCCGGAGATCTATGGATCGCGATCCAAGGCAAAGTCTACGACGTCTCCGATTGGATCAAATCCCACCCCGGAGGCGACACGATCATCCTCAACCTCGTCGGCCAAGACGTAACCGACGCGTTCACCGCGTTCCACCCCGGAACCGCCTGGCACCGCCTCGACGGCCTCTTCACCGGCTACCACATCGGTGACTACCGAATCTCGGAGGTCTCCCGCGACTACCGCCGCATGGCCACGGAGTTCCGCAAGCTCGGCCTCTTCGAATCCAAGGGACACAACACTCTCTACACGCTGTCCTTCATCGCCGCCATGTTCGCCGGCGTCCTCTACGGCGTTTTGGCTTGCGACTCGATCGTCGCTCACCAGATCGCCGCCGCGCTTCTCGGACTCCTCTGGATCCAGAGCGCGTACATAGGCCACGACTCGGGGCACTACGTCATCATGTCGAACAAGAAGTATAACAGAATCGCGCAGCTCGTCGCCGGTAACTGCCTAACCGGAATCTCGATCGCGTGGTGGAAGTGGACTCACAACGCTCACCACCTCGCGTGCAACAGCCTCGATTACGATCCCGATCTCCAGCACATCCCCGTCTTCGCCGTTTCCACCAAGTTCTTCAACTCGATGACGTCACGGTTTTACGATCGGAAGCTCACGTTCGATCCCGTGGCGAAGCTCTTGGTTAGCTACCAGCATTTCACTTACTACCCTGTCATGTGCTTTGGGAGGATCAACCTCTTTGTACAGACGTTCCTCTTGCTGTTCTCCCGACGCGAAGTTGAGGATCGCCTCCTCAACTTCGCGGGGATCTTGGTGTTCTGGACGTGGTTCCCACTCTTGGTTTATTGTCTACCGACCTGGCCTGAGAGATTCTTATTCGTGTTTACGAGCTTTACCGTCACAGCCCTTCAGCATATACAATTCACGCTTAACCATTTCGCTGCTGATGTCTACATGGGCCCACCCACGGGGCACGACTGGTTCGAGAAGCAAGCGGCCGGGACGTTGGATATCACGTGCGTACCGTATATGGATTGGTTTTACGGTGGGTTGCAGTTTCAGCTGGAGCACCATTTGTTCCCTCGGCTGCCGAGGTGTAATCTACGGAAAGTGGCTCCCGTGGTTCAGGAGCTTTGCAAGAAGCATAAGCTTCCGTATAGGACCATGTCGTGGTGGGAGGCGAATAAGTTGACCGTTAGGACGTTGAAGAAAGCGGCTTATCAAGCTAGAGATAAGGCTAATCCTGTGGTTAAGAACTTGGTTTGGGAAGCTTTGAATACCCATGGTTAA